The genomic interval AACCAGTTATCAAGTAAGTTATTCATGGAGTCTAGCAGTCCGTACCCACTTTTTTGGGTCTTCTGATCGGCAATAGGTTCATATTCGAGAACaactgtcttctctgttgaaCTTGATACCCCCCGCTGGGTCGATTGTTCTGCGTGTTCACTGTCAAAAGCTCTTACTCGGGTGATGGAACCTCGCTGGCCTGCTGGTACATGTGTGTCCAACAAaggcttcctctcctcctgctGCCCCCCTTTGTTTCGCatcctctcctcgtcgtttcctctcctttcagGCTCCTGCTGCTCATCCTGCTGAAATTCGGGTTCAGATGCGGTTCCCTCTCGttgcttgtctttttcctggACCTCACTAGTAGCCGCACCTGCTGCCAAATCATCACACCCCGTTTTCGGGACGGCCTCCACCTCCTGATACTTCGTAGCATTCTCCTTAGTCATTTCCATATTCTCTCCTCCGTTAGTCTTCGGGTCTTTAGTCCCTTGCGTCCACTGCATTCGTCGTTTGGCAGGCCACACATCGTCGGGCTGCCTCAATTCCTCGTCTCCAGGCGCTTCTTGTTCGTTCACCGTCAAAATCTAAATGTCACCTGTAAAATGTTgggcttcctctcctccaaTAAACAGCTGTGAAGGCGAGCGCAAACACTTTCAGAGGCATGAAACGTGCCGCTCGATGCAGTACTGCATCAACAGAAATCTTGCTCAACTCTAGCCGTCTCCTGTCCGACAGCAACGGCGAGGAGCGAAGTTTGAGTCGGCGCCACCTATAGCCAGAAAAGTGTCATATGCCCAAAATCACGAACACCGTGTCCGGAAAATGGCGTAAAGAAACTCACTTCCCCCTGTTCATCTAAGTACCGAGGGCACCTGCCGCGAGTGGCAGCAACCCGGGTTGCAACGATGCACAAATACGTCTCCATTTTGCGTTTGGGAGATGTATCGTGCAGCGGTCAGCCAGCGCACTCACCCCTCCAGCTCGCTGCCCGTTGCGAAAAGGTCGTATAAGCAACACACGCTACCACTCACCGTTCGCATGCACATCTTTTTGCACGCCGAGCtacaaagagaaaacgataaTGGAGGCACCAAAATGCGTGTCCGCCCGTCCGGAGAGGCCAATTGCATGATATGTATTCTATGCGGCTGTTAAGCCTGAGGGCGTCCGTGCCGAGGCCCTGAACTCGACACCACCACGTCgactgctgtctctccatgtTTTAGGTCCGCTGCAAGAAAAGCTGCTCCTGATTGGCTTTGCAGAAGACACTTTGGTGTTGATTCTGCCgggcaagagaaaaacgtgtGCGTGGCGTCACTTCTCTTTCATGAGGTGTACAACATAACCGCCCTCTGTTATCTTCGATGTGGGAACAAGCTTCGCCGACTGCCGTTGCAGCTAACGGTTTCTGGCCTGTCTCCACTGTATAGCCGTTCCTTCTTGGTAGACACACGTACCCTATcctcgagaaaacgaaggcgtGTCGGTACGTGGATTGGGCCGGTTCAAGATGGGGTGTGCGCACTCGAAAAAAAAGCGCAAGCAGGGGCCCAAGGTCACCAAAATGGCGGCCGCCTTCGAGCGTGGCACAGTGGGAAACGATACGTCACAAGCTAGGAATGCTaccgcggagagaaggatgCGACAGGAGCAGTTGAACAGGCTAAGGAATCAAAAGACTCATAAAATGCGGAAGCAGGCGGCCGCGAAAGAAATAGCCAACTGTTTCAAGGACAAGCCTCCGACTGGAGGCGGAGCGCCTCCACAGTGCCGAGGACGAGCATAATTCGTCATGTTTGTACAGCTCTTTTTCAACAGGTATCTCTCCTTTCGTGACAACCAGAGCGAGGTTTTGTGGTCATCAAGTGTTGGTAATTTGTTGGAAACTCTTAGCTTCTTGGACACCCCGTGATTGCACTGCTCTTCGGTTGCCCAATGAGGGACGCTCAGTAGTTTTTTTTGATGTCGTTCGAGATTCTGTTTTAAGAGTTAAGGCTTAAGAACTCGCCCCGAGCCGTCCGATTGCCAGTAAGAAGTAATCCCATACTTATCATCGCGAATGAAGTGTTTTTACGCGCCCATTTTAGTTCCCGGAGAATGCATACTACCTTTGTCTGCAATTCAATGCAAGAGGGTCAGTTTCTGGCCAACTGCAGCTTTTCTGGGCGCTCGATTAGTGTTTTAACGTGCATTTTCAAGATATCCATATACTTCCAGAAGAGTTCTATGCACGGACTCATAAAGGCAACTACGGTTTGGGTTCGCTGGTTTTGGTGCTGCACATGTACTCGGTCTTCCTGTGCGGTATGCTCGTTTTTCGTAAATTAGTCCCGAGACAACGTTCCGAGGTTCAACAATTTGCCAAGCAAAGTCGCTCTCTGGGCGCTGCAGTATTACTTTCGACCCTGCTTTCTGTAGAGGCTCTACAAACAGAAGTATACAAGCAAGCTACTTCAAATGTCACACCTATCTACGCAACTGGTGTTGAATCCGCAGTTCGCGATGAAATGTGATACCAAACAAAGCGTTGACTTACAGCTGACGTGAATCTGGGGGATTGGCAGTGAGAGGAAAGCCTGCCCTGCATAAAGTCAGGCCTTTTTTGCTCCGTTGTCTGCGTCAGAACCCTTTGTTCGTTCTTATTTGCACCGTTAGGCGGTTCTGTATAAGATCTGTATTTCGCATCTATCATTCCAGTTCCACAAAACAAAGCGAGCAAAACTGACGAGATTGCAATAGCTTTCAGCAGTGGCTCGAAGTCGATgcatataaatgtatatatatatatatatatatgccgCACACCTCGAACGGAAGATTTGCTTTTGGCTTTCCTGAATAGTACATAATGTACGCTTGATTAGTCCCACATAGTCGCGTACTAAAGAAGTCACCATTTTCATTAAGAAACATTCGGCCTGCCGTGTACAGCTGTATCTTTGTTTCCAACATACTGGATGCTCTTGGTACACGGTGAGCGTTTTCATAGTAGCATTCCGGCACGTCGGGGTACCAGCCTCGGCCTCTTTTTTCGTCCATCCATACTCCGCCGAAAGAACTTATGAATAACCCTTCAGCACCAGTACCGTCGATTTAACTCTTCGTTTTGAGGCAGAATTCCCTTCGTTTTGCCGTGTCTGCGGTCAGGCACCCCTGGTTGTCAGTCGCAATAACCCGCCGATAGGATCCCAACTTGCAAAGAGATCCCAGTAAAAGTTACCCATCCGGAGTGGCCTTTACCGCGACTTTCACAATGAGAGCAGTTGACCAGCGTCCCTGACGTACAATTTTTGCGACGTGGTGCTGTTTCGTTACCAccaggacgagaaaaagaaactaAGAACAGGAAAGGCCATGCCACCGAGAAGGCCGAGCCATCCTCGCGCATTCAGTTGGTTTCCCAATCAATGTTTTCAAAAATGCGTACAACAGTATTTGCCGGATGTACATGCAATAATCAACACAGCCGCTGCCAGCCTAAACAAGTGACTCCGGAGCAGAAGGGTGTGCCTCTTTCGTGCTTTGCGGCGACATAGTGAAGCAGATCTTCGGAATAGGCTCGCTTATGAATTCGTGACATTTGCAGAGAACATACACGTACCGTTTATCCACTGGAGTCTTTTGACCTATTCGAGCATGTTCGTCTgtcctgcatgcacgttttttttctccttaTATACCGAAAAACACAACGGTTAAGTGCCGCCCCGTCAGTTGCCGCACCGGCCGGGACAGCCTGTCACTGCAGGCGGGGTGATGGACGACTTTGCGACTGTTgggctgtctcctcttcattAGGAGACCGACGGATGCTTGGGTTCGCAGTTGACCCTTCTTTCGAAACTTTCGTGCCATTGTGGACTTTGCTGTTTGCCAACAACGAAATCTCCGGGGTGGCTTTTATGTCGAGGGGAAGAGATATCGCTGTCTTTTTGAagctgcgcctcctctcAGCACGTCGTCTTTCGCTTCCGCCCTGCCTAAGTCGTCCGAAAGGAAACACAGGACAAGTTTTTGCTCGGCCATCCCTTGAGGTTTAAATTTTTCCGTCTAGGAGCGCTGTTGGTGTTGGGGGACATCTGCCAACGCACATTTCTCCAAGTTGTGAACCGTGAGCATCCCGTTGATCGATAAAAGGCTGCACGCTGCGGTGCTTAACCGTCAGGTACGTCGAGGAACCTGAATGTTCCTCGGTCAGGTGGTCCGAGCGTCAGCGGTGCGTCCGCTCACTGTTATCCTCCAGTGAATATTTCTTTCAGCCGGTGGCTTCTGATCGTTGATGTGGTTCCTCAGAATCCCGGCTCTCTGGACTGAGTGCGGTCCTGGACTTCCAATTGCTGTTTTGTGGGGCCTCTCTGAACTCTGAAGGCAACGTTGCATTCATTTCCACGTAGATTCATAAGAACGTGCACGCAGGTCAACGATCGAAGAGTGGCGGGAAGACTTCATCGGGTGTCTTATTTCTGAAgccgtgcatgcacttcTTAGGCTGATACTGCAGACGTGGTAACAGATGCTTGGCCGATGTAGCTGCAGCCGCGTGTGGTGCCGTGTTGTTAATACAGTTGCCGTCAACCGTAGCGCACCACTCCAGCCCTACACCGCACCTGCCTCACGCGGCGCATGTGACTGTCTCACGAGGTGACTTGTACTTTTGTGCAGGAAGCGTCGTTCGTCAGTTGTCAGGTGTTGTGTTAAAAGCGTCGGCCGGCCTCTCACGATTCATATTCTGCGGCTCTCCCCGTCTTTGTATCCTCGGCACCATGGAGAGATCAGACAGCGTACTCAGAATTCCTTTGAATTCAAAGGGGTCAATCTTCATTCCCGATCCCCCCCGGCAGCCGCCCTTGTTCAAGACTAGCATTCAACTGGAACTCGGAGAATACGTGGTACAACAGGCTCCGCTGCTGAGAGAACGTGGCGTCAGTGTCCACGAGATTTCCCAGATCTTCACCTCGATCAAACTCGCTGCGAAATCCGTCAACAAAATAATCACCAAGCAGGGATCGTTCGGCCTTGACGGTATGCGCGACACGCCGTCCACAAAAGTGTCTGTAGTTAGCCGTGTATCTGTAGTTGTACGTGTATGTACAGAGAAATCGTTACTCACTGTACTGTACGGATATCTTCTGGCGTGATGAGGAAATGCCGCTGGTACATCCTGCACAAGTCCATTGTAGAAGTCTCTTCTCTGACTCCAACAGAGTGACGGGAGTTCCGAGCAGGTAACTGCACGGCTGCGTTGCTGGTTGGAGCCTTGTACTTGTGATCAGAGATAGTGACGGTGTGCTTCGTCATGCCGCTAGCGCGTGCATATGTGAATGGCGGTGAGGGGTTTGGGCGGTCGTCTGCTTTGCGCAGTTTAGTTTGTAGCGTTGGCAGTTCGATCACAGATGCGTCGTCTCGTGTGTTCCCGTTTGTGTGCGTGCGACGGTGTCCAGACGGCGCcgtgaagaagcaaacaaCGAGCGAAGATATTGGGGGTCTTGCCAGCGTGGCAAACAAGCGATTCCTGGAGGCTCTGACGAACCGCGAGGTCGTTGCCGGTGTTGCAACGATGATGGAAGATGAGATCGTCCCTATGGACAACTGTAAAGAAAAGGTATGCTTTAATAAGGAAGGGTCGCAGTAGAtttatgcatgcattcatcAGCAGCAGTTACATACACTTTTACTGGAGAGAAACTGTAGGCCATGTATCGGTGAATTCCCAAAAAAACGGTCCTGCCTGTATGCTCCAGTCCaggcttttttttctgctaGAGCTGGTCCGTCAGTCACAGGGGGAGACGTTCTTGTGAAACGGCATTCTTTGATGCGGATAGTTTCCACATAGAAGCAAGTCATGCAAAGCACTTTGCAGCTTGGTTGCTCTTGTCA from Toxoplasma gondii ME49 chromosome VIIa, whole genome shotgun sequence carries:
- a CDS encoding hypothetical protein (encoded by transcript TGME49_205390) yields the protein MQWTQGTKDPKTNGGENMEMTKENATKYQEVEAVPKTGCDDLAAGAATSEVQEKDKQREGTASEPEFQQDEQQEPERRGNDEERMRNKGGQQEERKPLLDTHVPAGQRGSITRVRAFDSEHAEQSTQRGVSSSTEKTVVLEYEPIADQKTQKSGYGLLDSMNNLLDNWLVPGEDTGEDPPNIVTPKPVTEPTVTRIVEYAPQNRCQGEEALNFMTTLGSLRVACPLADLHETHPACPACHQPLPGDKRPPTHSWTRWLFKQCEEPLDIQSEFLVYPNPLLYAGRRQVPNIDEPWFGTISYVPS